The proteins below come from a single Aegilops tauschii subsp. strangulata cultivar AL8/78 chromosome 6, Aet v6.0, whole genome shotgun sequence genomic window:
- the LOC109764239 gene encoding uncharacterized protein isoform X1 yields the protein MAEASKFITIMQLFSDWEIHVLILLSFCLQLFLFFSGSLRRRHDHRLLRIMTWLSYLSADFTAAYALGLLSREVATTSTTDNNDDHHKSMPSETPHQLMVLWAPFLLIHLGGQDTVTAFSLEDNELWLRHLLMLLGQACLVVYVLWKWVTLSYYQLLISAALLFVDGIIKYGERIWALKLGSQEGLRSSTSTEAKKASLQFGLGFSTERKEQTYQEIVRYALLRERGVRDIFAGRKLFDMDDLTREYFLYQYDREVPRGDAQLNFKRAEIELSIMYDSLYTKSRVIQTRSGAILRCVSFASIVVAFVLYVKMMVSSSAYAEQTTSVYNSVDYRRSRVDAAITYILFIGAVCLEACSFFVVMIMSPLEWPLLEARAGWCRVLLTRVAWPMFMRIQPETKPWWSNSMGQYNFLSSCCNKSRSTDRRWSNTVIMSKMAGVFGASELWNKISNTKHAHVTREMKELIHETIGHDRGWLPEHICVPSAYRSLLVLPFEKALLSLHIWTDVVMHKVAKSMMVSSSGRLPIDMAAQEQDQEAAQRRRRLMDNCKRLSEYMLYLLLAQPAMLPVSRNVQDFMVAAAASDWSRGVSSSGSKVQDFMVAADVASRKEYFLEWLASEYKGPGLDFWEEQRVVLANQQGINAELARLEKVWVRMLVYAAGKSRPEEHARWLSTGGELITFVWLLMAHRRTGDVERSISLMKDDFSAGHLFELTTASIPYCRQIEMEESDTT from the coding sequence ATGGCAGAAGCTTCAAAGTTCATTACCATTATGCAACTATTCAGCGACTGGGAAATCCATGTATTGATTCTCTTGAGCTTTTGCCTGCAACTattcctcttcttctccggcaGCCTTCGGCGCCGCCACGACCATAGGCTGCTTAGGATCATGACATGGTTGTCTTACCTATCAGCTGATTTCACTGCAGCATATGCTCTGGGCCTTCTTTCACGCGAGGTTGCTACCACTTCCACCACAGACAACAATGATGATCATCATAAATCAATGCCCAGTGAAACCCCTCATCAGCTCATGGTATTGTGGGCACCATTCCTTCTTATCCATCTTGGAGGACAGGACACTGTGACTGCTTTTTCATTGGAGGACAATGAGCTGTGGTTGAGGCACCTGCTGATGCTGCTAGGCCAAGCATGCCTAGTTGTCTATGTGCTGTGGAAATGGGTGACACTGTCATACTACCAACTTTTAATCTCGGCTGCATTGTTGTTCGTTGATGGGATCATCAAGTATGGGGAGAGGATTTGGGCACTCAAGTTGGGGAGCCAGGAAGGCCTAAGGAGTTCCACTAGCACAGAAGCTAAGAAAGCATCCCTTCAATTTGGACTAGGATTCAGTACTGAAAGAAAAGAGCAGACCTATCAAGAAATTGTTAGGTATGCTCTTCTCAGGGAGCGAGGCGTGCGGGATATATTCGCTGGACGGAAACTCTTCGACATGGACGATTTAACTCGCGAGTACTTTCTGTATCAATACGATCGGGAGGTTCCGAGAGGGGATGCACAACTGAATTTCAAGAGGGCGGAGATCGAGCTTAGCATAATGTACGACAGCCTCTACACAAAATCTCGGGTGATTCAAACAAGGTCTGGCGCCATCCTTCGGTGTGTCTCCTTCGCCTCCATAGTGGTTGCCTTTGTGCTCTATGTCAAGATGATGGTGAGTAGTAGTGCCTATGCCGAGCAAACAACATCAGTATACAACAGCGTCGACTACAGAAGAAGTAGAGTTGATGCTGCCATCACCTACATATTATTCATTGGAGCAGTTTGCTTGGAAGCTTGCTCATTCTTCGTTGTGATGATCATGTCACCGTTGGAGTGGCCATTGTTGGAAGCTCGAGCTGGATGGTGTCGTGTGCTGCTCACTCGAGTGGCCTGGCCTATGTTCATGAGGATCCAACCAGAGACCAAGCCATGGTGGTCAAACTCAATGGGACAGTACAACTTCTTGAGCTCCTGCTGCAACAAAAGCAGAAGCACGGACAGAAGGTGGAGTAACACCGTCATCATGTCAAAGATGGCAGGCGTATTTGGAGCTAGTGAGCTGTGGAACAAGATAAGCAACACCAAACATGCCCACGTCACAAGGGAGATGAAGGAGCTTATCCACGAAACAATAGGTCATGATAGGGGGTGGCTTCCTGAGCACATCTGCGTTCCAAGTGCTTATAGATCACTACTTGTCCTCCCCTTCGAGAAGGCCTTGCTGTCGCTACACATTTGGACAGATGTGGTGATGCACAAGGTGGCGAAGTCGATGATGGTGAGCAGCAGTGGTCGGCTCCCGATTGACATGGCCGCCCAAGAGCAAGACCAAGAGGCAGCACAGAGGCGGCGGCGTCTTATGGATAACTGCAAGAGGCTATCTGAGTACATGTTGTACCTGCTGTTGGCGCAACCTGCCATGCTACCTGTGAGCAGGAACGTGCAGGATTTTATGGTAGCAGCGGCTGCCTCAGACTGGTCCAGGGGTGTCTCCTCCTCTGGCAGCAAGGTGCAGGATTTTATGGTAGCAGCTGATGTTGCCTCCAGAAAGGAGTATTTTCTTGAGTGGTTGGCTTCAGAGTATAAGGGTCCTGGCCTGGATTTCTGGGAGGAGCAAAGGGTGGTGCTCGCAAATCAACAGGGCATCAATGCCGAGCTGGCGAGACTCGAGAAGGTGTGGGTGCGGATGCTCGTGTACGCAGCTGGAAAGTCCCGCCCCGAAGAGCATGCCCGGTGGCTGAGCACTGGGGGAGAGCTCATTACCTTTGTTTGGCTGCTCATGGCGCATCGGCGTACTGGAGACGTGGAGCGCAGTATCAGCCTCATGAAAGATGATTTCAGCGCAGGACATCTTTTCGAGCTAACTACTGCTAGCATACCATACTGCAGGCAAATTGAGATGGAGGAGTCAGATACTACTTGA
- the LOC109764239 gene encoding uncharacterized protein isoform X2, with amino-acid sequence MPSETPHQLMVLWAPFLLIHLGGQDTVTAFSLEDNELWLRHLLMLLGQACLVVYVLWKWVTLSYYQLLISAALLFVDGIIKYGERIWALKLGSQEGLRSSTSTEAKKASLQFGLGFSTERKEQTYQEIVRYALLRERGVRDIFAGRKLFDMDDLTREYFLYQYDREVPRGDAQLNFKRAEIELSIMYDSLYTKSRVIQTRSGAILRCVSFASIVVAFVLYVKMMVSSSAYAEQTTSVYNSVDYRRSRVDAAITYILFIGAVCLEACSFFVVMIMSPLEWPLLEARAGWCRVLLTRVAWPMFMRIQPETKPWWSNSMGQYNFLSSCCNKSRSTDRRWSNTVIMSKMAGVFGASELWNKISNTKHAHVTREMKELIHETIGHDRGWLPEHICVPSAYRSLLVLPFEKALLSLHIWTDVVMHKVAKSMMVSSSGRLPIDMAAQEQDQEAAQRRRRLMDNCKRLSEYMLYLLLAQPAMLPVSRNVQDFMVAAAASDWSRGVSSSGSKVQDFMVAADVASRKEYFLEWLASEYKGPGLDFWEEQRVVLANQQGINAELARLEKVWVRMLVYAAGKSRPEEHARWLSTGGELITFVWLLMAHRRTGDVERSISLMKDDFSAGHLFELTTASIPYCRQIEMEESDTT; translated from the coding sequence ATGCCCAGTGAAACCCCTCATCAGCTCATGGTATTGTGGGCACCATTCCTTCTTATCCATCTTGGAGGACAGGACACTGTGACTGCTTTTTCATTGGAGGACAATGAGCTGTGGTTGAGGCACCTGCTGATGCTGCTAGGCCAAGCATGCCTAGTTGTCTATGTGCTGTGGAAATGGGTGACACTGTCATACTACCAACTTTTAATCTCGGCTGCATTGTTGTTCGTTGATGGGATCATCAAGTATGGGGAGAGGATTTGGGCACTCAAGTTGGGGAGCCAGGAAGGCCTAAGGAGTTCCACTAGCACAGAAGCTAAGAAAGCATCCCTTCAATTTGGACTAGGATTCAGTACTGAAAGAAAAGAGCAGACCTATCAAGAAATTGTTAGGTATGCTCTTCTCAGGGAGCGAGGCGTGCGGGATATATTCGCTGGACGGAAACTCTTCGACATGGACGATTTAACTCGCGAGTACTTTCTGTATCAATACGATCGGGAGGTTCCGAGAGGGGATGCACAACTGAATTTCAAGAGGGCGGAGATCGAGCTTAGCATAATGTACGACAGCCTCTACACAAAATCTCGGGTGATTCAAACAAGGTCTGGCGCCATCCTTCGGTGTGTCTCCTTCGCCTCCATAGTGGTTGCCTTTGTGCTCTATGTCAAGATGATGGTGAGTAGTAGTGCCTATGCCGAGCAAACAACATCAGTATACAACAGCGTCGACTACAGAAGAAGTAGAGTTGATGCTGCCATCACCTACATATTATTCATTGGAGCAGTTTGCTTGGAAGCTTGCTCATTCTTCGTTGTGATGATCATGTCACCGTTGGAGTGGCCATTGTTGGAAGCTCGAGCTGGATGGTGTCGTGTGCTGCTCACTCGAGTGGCCTGGCCTATGTTCATGAGGATCCAACCAGAGACCAAGCCATGGTGGTCAAACTCAATGGGACAGTACAACTTCTTGAGCTCCTGCTGCAACAAAAGCAGAAGCACGGACAGAAGGTGGAGTAACACCGTCATCATGTCAAAGATGGCAGGCGTATTTGGAGCTAGTGAGCTGTGGAACAAGATAAGCAACACCAAACATGCCCACGTCACAAGGGAGATGAAGGAGCTTATCCACGAAACAATAGGTCATGATAGGGGGTGGCTTCCTGAGCACATCTGCGTTCCAAGTGCTTATAGATCACTACTTGTCCTCCCCTTCGAGAAGGCCTTGCTGTCGCTACACATTTGGACAGATGTGGTGATGCACAAGGTGGCGAAGTCGATGATGGTGAGCAGCAGTGGTCGGCTCCCGATTGACATGGCCGCCCAAGAGCAAGACCAAGAGGCAGCACAGAGGCGGCGGCGTCTTATGGATAACTGCAAGAGGCTATCTGAGTACATGTTGTACCTGCTGTTGGCGCAACCTGCCATGCTACCTGTGAGCAGGAACGTGCAGGATTTTATGGTAGCAGCGGCTGCCTCAGACTGGTCCAGGGGTGTCTCCTCCTCTGGCAGCAAGGTGCAGGATTTTATGGTAGCAGCTGATGTTGCCTCCAGAAAGGAGTATTTTCTTGAGTGGTTGGCTTCAGAGTATAAGGGTCCTGGCCTGGATTTCTGGGAGGAGCAAAGGGTGGTGCTCGCAAATCAACAGGGCATCAATGCCGAGCTGGCGAGACTCGAGAAGGTGTGGGTGCGGATGCTCGTGTACGCAGCTGGAAAGTCCCGCCCCGAAGAGCATGCCCGGTGGCTGAGCACTGGGGGAGAGCTCATTACCTTTGTTTGGCTGCTCATGGCGCATCGGCGTACTGGAGACGTGGAGCGCAGTATCAGCCTCATGAAAGATGATTTCAGCGCAGGACATCTTTTCGAGCTAACTACTGCTAGCATACCATACTGCAGGCAAATTGAGATGGAGGAGTCAGATACTACTTGA